The following coding sequences lie in one Peribacillus frigoritolerans genomic window:
- a CDS encoding YjcZ family sporulation protein → MGSGGFGNGGGFAFIVVLFILLVIVGASWC, encoded by the coding sequence ATGGGTTCAGGTGGTTTTGGAAACGGCGGCGGATTCGCGTTTATTGTAGTATTGTTCATTTTATTAGTTATCGTCGGTGCTTCTTGGTGTTAA
- the ahpC gene encoding alkyl hydroperoxide reductase subunit C, translating into MSLINKQVEDFKVQAYHAGEFKEVTLEDVKGKWAVFFFYPADFSFVCPTELADLQDNYETFKEIGCEVYSVSTDTHFSHKGWADATDTIGKIQYPMLADPANVLSRQFGVLIEEDGLALRGTFIVNPEGQIKAYEVNDLGIGRNAEELVRKVQAAQFVAEHGDKVCPAKWTPGEDTLEPSLDLVGKL; encoded by the coding sequence ATGTCATTGATCAATAAACAAGTTGAAGATTTTAAAGTACAAGCTTACCATGCAGGAGAGTTCAAAGAAGTAACACTTGAAGATGTTAAAGGAAAATGGGCAGTATTCTTTTTCTACCCAGCTGACTTCTCTTTCGTATGTCCAACTGAATTAGCTGATCTTCAAGATAACTATGAAACATTCAAGGAAATCGGTTGTGAAGTTTACTCAGTTTCAACAGATACTCATTTCAGCCACAAAGGATGGGCTGATGCTACTGATACAATCGGTAAAATCCAATATCCAATGCTAGCTGACCCAGCAAACGTTTTATCCCGTCAATTCGGTGTATTGATTGAAGAAGATGGTTTGGCTCTTCGTGGAACTTTCATCGTAAATCCAGAAGGACAAATTAAAGCATACGAAGTCAATGATTTAGGAATTGGCCGTAATGCAGAAGAACTTGTAAGAAAAGTACAAGCTGCACAATTCGTAGCGGAACATGGAGATAAAGTTTGCCCTGCAAAATGGACTCCAGGTGAAGATACTCTTGAACCAAGCCTAGACCTTGTAGGTAAACTTTAA
- the scpB gene encoding SMC-Scp complex subunit ScpB, which yields MEVINWKGILEALLFAAGDEGLSVKQIASVLEITEYQATDIVESLKEEYISDVRGIQVIEIAGVYQMTTKKEHSDYLKRLVETSSTQGLSQAALETLAIIAYKQPITRAEIDEIRGVKTERPIHTLVTKVLIKEVGRAEGSGRAYLYGTTKEFLDYFGLNSIDELPPLADNSDDSFENGEADLFFEKFQQTIE from the coding sequence TTGGAAGTTATTAATTGGAAAGGGATTCTTGAGGCATTATTGTTTGCTGCCGGAGATGAAGGGCTCTCCGTCAAACAAATTGCCTCTGTCCTGGAAATTACGGAATATCAAGCAACTGACATCGTTGAAAGTTTGAAGGAAGAATATATATCGGATGTACGTGGGATTCAGGTTATCGAAATAGCGGGTGTTTATCAAATGACGACAAAGAAAGAGCACTCGGATTACTTGAAAAGGCTAGTGGAAACATCAAGCACTCAAGGCTTGTCCCAGGCGGCCTTGGAAACACTCGCAATCATTGCCTATAAGCAGCCGATTACCAGAGCGGAAATTGATGAAATTCGCGGAGTGAAAACGGAACGCCCCATTCATACACTTGTCACTAAAGTCTTAATAAAAGAGGTCGGACGTGCTGAAGGCTCCGGCCGGGCTTATTTATATGGGACAACAAAAGAGTTTTTGGATTACTTCGGCCTGAATTCCATAGATGAATTACCGCCTCTCGCCGATAATTCGGATGATAGCTTTGAAAATGGTGAAGCCGATCTGTTTTTTGAAAAATTTCAGCAAACAATCGAATAA
- the resA gene encoding thiol-disulfide oxidoreductase ResA — protein MDKKKRRLISRTIILLLLGAALVFALYTNFTKDKNESLRKGSDAPNFVLTDMEGKEHKLSDYKGKGVFLNFWGTYCKPCEYEMPYMENQYKNFKDQGVEILAVNVGESDYAVNNFITKHDLTFPVMIDKGREVENAYRVDILPVTFLVDKEGKVIDIITGALTEESIQKHMERIKP, from the coding sequence ATGGATAAAAAGAAGCGACGCCTAATTAGCAGAACCATCATTCTCCTGCTTTTAGGTGCAGCTTTAGTGTTTGCCCTTTATACGAACTTCACTAAAGATAAGAATGAGAGTCTGAGAAAAGGATCCGATGCACCCAATTTCGTCTTGACTGATATGGAAGGCAAAGAGCATAAACTTTCCGATTACAAGGGAAAAGGCGTCTTCCTGAACTTTTGGGGTACATATTGCAAGCCGTGTGAATATGAAATGCCTTATATGGAAAATCAATATAAAAACTTTAAAGACCAGGGCGTTGAGATATTGGCGGTTAATGTCGGGGAATCTGACTATGCTGTCAATAATTTCATTACAAAGCATGATCTTACCTTTCCTGTCATGATCGATAAAGGTAGGGAAGTGGAAAATGCTTATCGCGTGGATATATTGCCTGTCACCTTTTTGGTTGATAAAGAGGGGAAAGTGATAGATATCATCACCGGAGCTTTGACAGAAGAGAGCATCCAAAAGCATATGGAGAGAATTAAACCATAA
- a CDS encoding YpuI family protein, whose translation MGNTLVKSQLEDVKGFLETTVAQLEEFINETTYSKLQEEKSGDETYYKGILSSLRRMLVSCEEGLEACQIVLKNDVFNKAAAEKTLYRIYHQCIEEYFSPKSDRWFEDSRSAYTGKNSIKFHQSVPDSIISILKAVESGFQTMREELEFYETDYRTKMLQSR comes from the coding sequence TTGGGGAATACATTGGTAAAATCTCAGCTTGAGGATGTAAAAGGCTTTTTAGAAACGACAGTGGCTCAGCTAGAGGAATTTATAAATGAGACGACCTATTCTAAGCTGCAAGAAGAAAAAAGCGGGGATGAAACCTATTATAAAGGGATCCTTTCCAGTTTAAGAAGAATGCTTGTAAGTTGTGAAGAGGGCTTGGAGGCTTGCCAAATCGTTCTGAAAAATGATGTTTTCAATAAAGCCGCAGCTGAAAAGACGCTTTATAGAATTTATCATCAATGTATCGAAGAATACTTTTCCCCAAAATCAGATCGGTGGTTTGAGGACAGCAGATCTGCCTATACAGGGAAAAACTCGATTAAATTTCACCAAAGTGTACCTGACAGCATAATATCCATTCTGAAGGCCGTGGAAAGTGGATTCCAGACCATGCGTGAAGAATTGGAGTTTTATGAAACGGATTACCGGACGAAAATGTTACAGTCAAGATAA
- a CDS encoding segregation/condensation protein A, giving the protein MGYNIKIDAFEGPMDLLLHLINRLEIDIYDIPMADITDQYLGYIHTMQHLELDVASEYLVMAATLLAIKSKMLLPKHEDEQLIDEDGEIFEEDPRDELVEKLLEYKKYKYAAEEFKGMEEERSLLFTKPPSDLSVYVKEAESDKQELNISLYDMLGALQKLLRRQKIQKPLYTKVTKQEISIEKRMDEIMIELQSIKGKKSFFELFSLPVKEHIVITFMAVLELMKLNEIIVEQEDNFSEIMIAAKEGVEPVGSY; this is encoded by the coding sequence ATGGGTTATAATATAAAAATTGACGCTTTCGAAGGTCCGATGGATTTACTCCTGCATTTGATTAATCGCCTGGAAATAGACATCTACGATATTCCGATGGCTGATATTACAGATCAATACCTAGGGTACATCCATACAATGCAGCATCTGGAATTGGATGTGGCCAGCGAATATCTGGTGATGGCTGCAACACTGCTTGCCATCAAGAGTAAAATGTTGCTTCCAAAGCATGAAGATGAACAATTGATTGATGAAGATGGGGAAATATTTGAGGAAGATCCACGGGACGAGCTTGTGGAAAAACTATTAGAATATAAAAAGTATAAATATGCAGCCGAAGAATTTAAAGGGATGGAAGAAGAACGCAGCTTGCTGTTCACTAAACCCCCAAGTGATTTATCTGTTTATGTTAAAGAAGCGGAAAGTGATAAACAAGAGTTGAATATAAGTCTATATGATATGTTGGGTGCTCTGCAAAAACTGCTGCGAAGGCAAAAAATTCAAAAGCCGCTATACACGAAAGTAACGAAACAAGAGATATCGATAGAGAAACGAATGGATGAAATCATGATTGAGTTACAATCAATAAAAGGGAAGAAAAGTTTTTTTGAACTGTTTTCGCTCCCGGTTAAGGAGCATATCGTCATCACTTTCATGGCGGTGCTGGAACTGATGAAACTAAATGAAATCATCGTTGAACAGGAAGATAATTTTTCGGAAATCATGATTGCTGCTAAGGAAGGTGTAGAACCAGTTGGAAGTTATTAA
- a CDS encoding nucleoside recognition domain-containing protein: MVNYIWFGMFVIGIVFGMVNGTMEQVNEALFVSAKEAVTLCLGLMSILVFWLGLMKIAEESGLLDKLSNLFKPFMRWLFPEVPPNHPAMGYILSNMMANTFGLGNAATPLGIKAMEQLKKLNGGKATVSRSMVTFLAINTSSVTLIPTTVIAIRMNYDAHSPTDIVFPTIIATAISAVGGIAIDRYFYYRRKRNGRE, from the coding sequence ATGGTTAATTACATTTGGTTCGGGATGTTTGTGATCGGTATTGTCTTTGGCATGGTTAATGGGACGATGGAACAGGTGAATGAAGCTCTTTTTGTCAGCGCGAAGGAGGCTGTCACCCTTTGTCTGGGATTGATGAGCATACTTGTTTTTTGGCTCGGTCTGATGAAAATAGCGGAGGAATCGGGGCTGTTAGATAAACTATCCAACTTGTTCAAGCCATTCATGAGATGGCTGTTCCCTGAAGTTCCTCCTAATCATCCCGCTATGGGGTATATACTTTCCAATATGATGGCAAACACATTCGGATTGGGGAATGCAGCTACGCCTCTTGGTATAAAAGCCATGGAACAGCTAAAGAAACTAAATGGAGGAAAAGCAACGGTCAGCCGCTCGATGGTCACTTTTTTAGCAATCAATACCTCAAGCGTAACGTTGATTCCAACTACTGTCATTGCGATCCGCATGAATTACGATGCCCACTCCCCGACGGACATCGTTTTTCCGACCATAATAGCAACGGCCATTTCTGCCGTTGGAGGAATCGCGATAGATCGATATTTTTATTACAGGAGAAAGAGGAACGGGAGGGAATAA
- a CDS encoding superoxide dismutase has product MSDERDYAKEVSDWVDGVMEYLEKIDITDSPVLSNIERLSEMTKDMDEEEMDYEDMVLIEEEMARVYEEIEELAREFNIQERQSVPIGKHTLPPLPYAYDALEPTISREIMYLHHDKHHQAYVDGLNKAELMMKKARETKDFSLLKHWEKEAAFHGSGHYLHTLFWEEMIPGGGGQPRGDLLNQIEKDFGSFAAFKSHFSEAAKQVEGVGWAILVWVPRARRLEILQSELHMVLTQWDTIPILVLDVWEHAYYLQYKNNRAAYVDKWWDVVNWPKTAVRFTEAKKLIWKKQ; this is encoded by the coding sequence ATGTCTGATGAAAGAGATTATGCTAAAGAGGTAAGTGATTGGGTTGATGGAGTGATGGAATACCTTGAGAAGATCGATATCACCGATTCGCCAGTGCTGTCAAATATTGAACGGCTTTCCGAGATGACAAAAGATATGGATGAGGAAGAAATGGATTATGAGGATATGGTCCTGATTGAAGAAGAGATGGCTCGGGTCTACGAGGAAATTGAAGAGCTCGCTAGGGAATTCAATATACAGGAAAGGCAATCGGTACCGATTGGGAAGCATACGCTACCGCCGTTACCTTATGCCTATGATGCGTTGGAGCCGACGATTTCGAGGGAAATCATGTATCTGCACCATGATAAGCATCATCAAGCATATGTCGATGGTCTGAATAAAGCGGAATTGATGATGAAAAAAGCGAGGGAAACGAAAGATTTTTCCTTGTTGAAACATTGGGAAAAGGAAGCAGCTTTTCATGGGTCAGGCCATTATCTCCATACGCTGTTCTGGGAAGAGATGATTCCGGGAGGGGGCGGACAGCCAAGGGGGGATTTACTTAACCAGATTGAGAAGGATTTTGGAAGCTTTGCCGCTTTTAAAAGTCATTTTAGTGAAGCTGCCAAACAAGTAGAAGGTGTTGGCTGGGCAATTTTAGTCTGGGTTCCGCGTGCGCGGCGACTAGAAATACTTCAATCGGAATTGCATATGGTTTTGACCCAGTGGGATACAATCCCAATCCTTGTTCTTGATGTATGGGAACATGCTTATTACCTGCAATATAAAAATAATCGGGCAGCCTATGTGGACAAATGGTGGGACGTTGTAAACTGGCCGAAAACAGCCGTAAGGTTCACCGAAGCGAAAAAGCTTATTTGGAAAAAGCAATAA
- the rluB gene encoding 23S rRNA pseudouridine(2605) synthase RluB, whose product MERLQKVIAHAGLASRRKAEELILEGKVKVNGKVVKELGVKVGPNDKVEVNEVPLEKEAPVYFLFYKPRGVISAVSDDKNRKVVTDFFPYINERIYPVGRLDYDTSGLLILTNDGEFANTLMHPKHEVDKVYVAKVKGMPLRESLKKLDKGIKLEDGKTAPAKTRVLSTDKKKETAIVEITIHEGRNRQVRRMFEAIGHPVIKLKREQYGFLTLDGLTAGDSRELTPHEVKLMRTLATTEPKQRRM is encoded by the coding sequence ATGGAACGATTACAAAAGGTGATAGCACATGCTGGACTGGCTTCCCGCCGTAAAGCAGAAGAGTTGATTTTAGAAGGTAAGGTAAAAGTGAACGGCAAAGTAGTGAAGGAATTAGGTGTGAAGGTGGGGCCTAATGATAAGGTTGAGGTTAATGAAGTCCCGCTTGAAAAAGAAGCCCCGGTTTATTTCCTATTCTATAAACCGCGCGGCGTCATTTCGGCAGTTTCTGATGATAAGAACAGAAAAGTCGTAACGGACTTTTTCCCTTACATCAATGAACGGATTTATCCAGTTGGCCGCTTGGATTACGATACTTCGGGCTTATTGATTTTAACGAATGACGGAGAATTTGCAAACACGTTAATGCATCCGAAGCATGAAGTGGATAAAGTGTATGTGGCAAAAGTGAAAGGAATGCCTTTGCGTGAAAGCTTGAAAAAGCTGGATAAAGGTATCAAGTTAGAGGATGGCAAGACTGCTCCAGCCAAGACAAGGGTATTGTCTACCGACAAGAAAAAGGAAACAGCCATCGTTGAAATCACAATACATGAAGGCAGGAACAGGCAAGTCCGCCGGATGTTCGAAGCAATTGGCCATCCCGTCATTAAATTGAAGAGGGAACAATATGGTTTCTTGACCTTGGACGGTTTAACAGCAGGGGATTCCCGGGAGCTGACTCCACATGAAGTTAAATTAATGCGGACATTAGCAACGACCGAGCCTAAACAGCGGAGAATGTAG
- a CDS encoding D-alanyl-D-alanine carboxypeptidase family protein, whose protein sequence is MRFPYKGLSSLCIVILLLSFMAPVQSAKANVSVSAHSAILMDEDSGRVIYEVNAHEKNRIASITKIMTAILAIESGQMDETVKVSSNAFGTEGSSLYLKVGEKIKLEDLVYGLMLRSGNDAAVAISEKVGGSLDGFVWMMNQKAEEIGMKNTHFSNPHGLDNTKNHYSTAYDMAILTRYAMQNKTYAKIAGTKEHRAPNSTEQWDYVWKNKNRLLTQLYEYCTGGKTGYTKLAKRTLVTTATKNEHDLIAVTLNGPDDWNDHIQMYESAFKDYKPTEILPEGMVKNMENEIYKGHVYIKNDFSYPLTKEERELVNVKMKLLKPQKAWKDKRKIPEVVGRASIYLDGKKIGTRSIFYGEAKESFKQQSFQSSWAEVFEAVLGIGRNG, encoded by the coding sequence ATGCGTTTTCCATATAAAGGGTTATCAAGTTTGTGTATCGTCATTCTCCTGTTGTCTTTTATGGCTCCTGTACAAAGCGCCAAAGCAAATGTATCCGTAAGTGCCCATAGTGCGATTTTAATGGATGAGGATAGCGGAAGGGTCATTTATGAAGTGAATGCCCATGAAAAGAACCGTATTGCAAGCATTACGAAAATAATGACGGCTATCTTGGCTATTGAATCGGGACAAATGGATGAAACGGTGAAGGTAAGCAGCAATGCCTTCGGGACGGAGGGCTCTTCACTTTATTTAAAAGTAGGAGAAAAAATTAAGCTCGAAGATTTGGTTTATGGTTTGATGCTTCGTTCAGGTAATGATGCAGCAGTCGCAATCAGCGAAAAGGTTGGCGGAAGCCTGGATGGATTCGTCTGGATGATGAATCAAAAAGCTGAAGAAATCGGTATGAAAAATACCCATTTTTCAAACCCACATGGTTTGGATAATACGAAGAACCATTATTCAACCGCATATGATATGGCCATACTCACTCGTTATGCCATGCAAAATAAAACGTATGCAAAGATTGCCGGCACAAAGGAACACAGAGCACCTAATTCCACTGAACAATGGGATTATGTATGGAAGAACAAAAACCGTTTGCTTACACAACTATATGAGTATTGCACAGGAGGGAAAACAGGGTATACCAAACTAGCAAAACGTACTTTGGTCACGACGGCAACAAAAAACGAACATGACCTGATTGCTGTGACATTGAATGGTCCGGATGATTGGAATGATCATATTCAAATGTACGAATCCGCCTTTAAGGATTATAAGCCGACAGAAATTTTACCCGAAGGCATGGTAAAAAATATGGAAAATGAAATATATAAAGGGCATGTCTACATTAAAAATGATTTTTCGTACCCACTGACAAAAGAAGAGAGAGAATTGGTCAATGTGAAAATGAAATTGCTGAAGCCCCAGAAGGCTTGGAAAGATAAAAGGAAAATCCCGGAAGTGGTCGGCAGAGCATCCATCTATCTCGATGGAAAGAAAATAGGCACTCGTTCGATTTTTTATGGGGAAGCAAAAGAAAGCTTCAAGCAACAATCATTCCAATCTTCTTGGGCTGAGGTATTTGAAGCGGTATTGGGAATCGGACGAAATGGTTAA
- a CDS encoding FAD-dependent oxidoreductase, translating into MKKIYDLLIIGGGPAGLSAGVYAGRAKLKTIILEKGTGGGQAATTSEIANYPGIRHISGPRLVEEMKLQNEDFGVEFAKADVTGVDFSGEVKVVKTLGGDYHARAVIIATGASPRTLGFPGEEEFTGRGVAYCSTCDGEFFEGLEVFVIGAGYAAAEEAIFLTRFATKVTIIARESSFSCAPSIVDKVMANDKIEVKFNTEILGVYGDGMIQSARFINNATKEEFEYKAKEEDSTFGVFVFIGYEPKTEIFNGHIEMDDAGYILTDDDMKTNVKGVYAAGDLRPKSLRQIITAVSDGAIAATDAGKYIAEEKDRLGIKDEPEVEKPAKKEQAAVPAGKSALLSDALRGQLKGIFGKMESDVTLVSIVDESLPKSVELRDFLLDVAELGDKLHLELYNKGENVEIEEKINADKFPVVSLLNSNGEYSGVKYHGVPGGHELNSFILAIYNLAGPGQALDSTVLNSIKGISKKANIKVMVSLACHYCPDVVVGAQRIAIENPNVEAEMVDISNFQEIKKKYKVMSVPAMIINDEEVVFGAKKIDEIAALLV; encoded by the coding sequence ATGAAAAAAATATATGATTTATTAATTATTGGTGGCGGTCCTGCAGGCCTCTCAGCCGGTGTTTATGCAGGAAGAGCTAAGTTAAAAACAATAATCCTAGAAAAAGGAACTGGCGGCGGACAAGCTGCAACTACGTCGGAAATAGCCAATTATCCTGGTATCCGTCATATATCGGGCCCTAGGTTAGTTGAAGAAATGAAGCTTCAAAACGAAGATTTTGGCGTTGAGTTCGCAAAAGCCGATGTAACGGGCGTGGATTTCTCCGGTGAGGTGAAAGTCGTAAAAACACTTGGCGGGGACTACCATGCACGCGCCGTCATCATTGCAACGGGTGCTTCTCCAAGGACACTAGGATTTCCAGGTGAAGAGGAATTTACCGGCCGCGGTGTAGCTTATTGTTCAACATGTGATGGTGAATTCTTTGAAGGATTGGAAGTTTTCGTTATCGGGGCAGGATATGCAGCTGCTGAAGAAGCTATTTTCCTGACACGCTTTGCAACAAAAGTTACAATCATCGCCCGGGAATCAAGCTTCTCGTGTGCCCCTTCCATTGTTGATAAAGTAATGGCAAATGATAAGATTGAAGTGAAATTCAATACGGAAATCCTTGGGGTATATGGAGACGGGATGATTCAAAGTGCCCGTTTCATCAATAATGCGACTAAAGAAGAATTTGAATATAAGGCGAAGGAAGAAGACAGTACGTTTGGCGTATTCGTTTTCATAGGTTACGAGCCGAAAACAGAGATTTTCAATGGCCATATCGAAATGGATGATGCTGGTTACATTTTAACCGATGATGATATGAAGACTAATGTGAAGGGTGTTTATGCCGCGGGCGACCTAAGGCCAAAATCCTTGCGCCAGATTATCACAGCTGTATCCGACGGAGCGATTGCAGCAACGGATGCCGGTAAATATATTGCAGAAGAAAAAGATCGCCTGGGAATCAAAGATGAACCTGAAGTTGAGAAACCGGCGAAAAAAGAACAGGCAGCAGTCCCGGCAGGCAAAAGCGCTTTATTGAGTGATGCGTTACGTGGCCAATTAAAGGGAATCTTCGGCAAGATGGAGAGTGACGTTACATTAGTGTCCATCGTCGATGAAAGTTTGCCAAAATCAGTTGAATTGCGAGACTTCTTGTTGGATGTTGCGGAATTAGGAGATAAGCTTCATCTTGAGTTATACAACAAAGGTGAAAATGTGGAAATTGAAGAAAAAATCAATGCAGATAAGTTTCCTGTCGTTTCCCTCTTAAATTCGAATGGTGAATACAGTGGCGTCAAATACCACGGTGTACCTGGCGGCCATGAGTTGAATTCCTTCATTTTGGCTATCTATAACCTGGCCGGACCTGGTCAAGCATTGGATTCAACCGTATTGAATTCAATCAAGGGTATCAGTAAAAAAGCGAACATTAAGGTTATGGTTTCATTGGCATGTCACTACTGTCCTGACGTTGTAGTGGGCGCTCAGCGCATAGCGATTGAAAACCCTAACGTTGAAGCTGAAATGGTCGATATAAGCAATTTCCAGGAAATCAAGAAGAAATATAAAGTCATGAGCGTGCCGGCCATGATTATCAATGATGAAGAAGTGGTATTCGGAGCTAAGAAAATTGATGAAATCGCTGCATTATTAGTATGA
- a CDS encoding spore maturation protein, whose product MTTISIWMIPILILCILLYGTLKRVPTYETFVEGGKEGISMSFSLIPFLVGMLVAISVFRASGALDFIVQSLHPLLSFLHFPSEVLPLAIIRPISGTAALGITSDLISVYGPDSFVGRLAATIQGSTDTTFYVLTVYFGAVGIKKMGDALKVGLLADLIGIIAAVIVVTLVFGMN is encoded by the coding sequence ATGACCACCATTTCAATTTGGATGATACCGATTTTGATTCTCTGTATATTACTCTACGGCACATTGAAAAGAGTTCCCACCTATGAGACCTTCGTTGAGGGGGGGAAAGAAGGAATCAGCATGTCCTTTTCCCTCATCCCTTTCCTGGTAGGGATGCTTGTGGCGATTTCAGTATTTAGGGCATCAGGGGCGTTGGATTTCATTGTACAATCACTGCACCCCTTGCTTTCCTTTCTTCATTTTCCGTCTGAGGTTTTACCCCTTGCGATTATTAGACCAATATCCGGAACAGCCGCTTTAGGAATCACCAGCGACCTGATATCGGTTTATGGACCGGATTCCTTTGTTGGACGTTTGGCTGCCACGATTCAGGGAAGTACAGATACCACCTTCTATGTATTGACCGTTTATTTTGGAGCCGTCGGAATCAAAAAAATGGGTGATGCCCTTAAGGTCGGCCTTTTGGCAGACTTGATCGGAATCATAGCTGCCGTTATTGTCGTCACATTGGTTTTCGGTATGAATTAA